The DNA segment CGGGCAGCCGGACTTCCCGACGCCCGAGCACGCCTCGCAGGCCGCGGTCGAGGCGATCGAGTCACACGAGGCGGATCCCTACACGGGAAACAAGGGGATACCCGCACTCCGTGAGGCGATCGCCGGCGCCTACGACCGCGAGTACGGACTCTCTGTCGATCCGGGTGACGTCATCGCGACGGCCGGCGGGAGCGAGGCGCTTCACCTCACACTCGAAGCCCACGTCGACGCGGGGGAGGCGGTCATCTTTCCCGATCCCGGTTTCGTCGCGTACGATGCGCTCACCACTATCGCCGGGGGCGACCCCAACCCCGTCCCTGTGCGCGAGGATCTGACACTCGACCCCGCGACCGTCGAGGACGCCATCACGGAAGACACCGCGGCGTTCATCGTCAACAGCCCAGGTAACCCGACGGGGGCGGTCGCCTCCGAGGACGACGTGCGCGAGTTCGCCCGCATCGCCGACGAACACGACGTGCTCTGCATCTCGGACGAGGTGTACGAACACATCGTCTTCGACGGCGAGCACCACTCGCCGATGGCGTACGCGGAGACGGACAACGTCGTCACCGTCAGCGCCTGCTCGAAGACGTACTCGATGACCGGCTGGCGACTGGGCTGGGTCACGGGGTCGAACCGTCGCATCGAGCGCATGCTTCGCGTCCACCAGTACGTCCAGGCCTGTGCCTCCGCACCCGCCCAGTACGCCGCCGAAGCGGCTCTCTCCGGGCCCCAGGACCCCGTCGAGGAGATGGTCGCCACCTTCGAGGAGCGCCGCGACCTGGTGGTCGACGGCCTGGAGGACGCCGGCCTCTCCGTCCCGACCCCGTCGGGCGCGTTCTACGCCATGCCGGAGGTGCCCGAGGGCTGGTGCGACGAGGTACTGGACCGGGGCGTCGTGGTCGTTCCCGGCGAGGCGTTCGGCGAAAACGGTCGGGGGTACGCTCGTCTCTCGTACGCGACCGGGACGGAAGAACTGAAGGAGGCCCTGGAGATCATCGACGCGGCGACGCGGGCGGTCCGGTAACGCGACTCGAGCCGGGGATTCGCATCGATGCGTGC comes from the Halovivax cerinus genome and includes:
- a CDS encoding pyridoxal phosphate-dependent aminotransferase, whose protein sequence is MTEFSTRVENVSISGIREVFEAAGDDDINLGLGQPDFPTPEHASQAAVEAIESHEADPYTGNKGIPALREAIAGAYDREYGLSVDPGDVIATAGGSEALHLTLEAHVDAGEAVIFPDPGFVAYDALTTIAGGDPNPVPVREDLTLDPATVEDAITEDTAAFIVNSPGNPTGAVASEDDVREFARIADEHDVLCISDEVYEHIVFDGEHHSPMAYAETDNVVTVSACSKTYSMTGWRLGWVTGSNRRIERMLRVHQYVQACASAPAQYAAEAALSGPQDPVEEMVATFEERRDLVVDGLEDAGLSVPTPSGAFYAMPEVPEGWCDEVLDRGVVVVPGEAFGENGRGYARLSYATGTEELKEALEIIDAATRAVR